In Carassius gibelio isolate Cgi1373 ecotype wild population from Czech Republic chromosome B19, carGib1.2-hapl.c, whole genome shotgun sequence, one DNA window encodes the following:
- the LOC127979215 gene encoding uncharacterized protein LOC127979215 isoform X2, producing the protein MADECLHSLQLELEAVGKQIRDLEQKQAQLRERRAALESSRADAHKSGVSIQRAVNSPTTSTPCVSLRRPGAPRTRSSQMSFTATPGHHGPWVHPQRRTRAGSRATTSPPPAFELSIQNRFAPLRETGRDAVIIGDSIVRHVSATLAEGKVHTHCLPGARVLDVSAQIPAILKDSESPRAVVLHAGVNDTTLRQTETLKRDFRSLIETVRSTTPAATIVVSGPLPTYRRGHERLFRADGLHPSKIGAELLSDNISRTLRSM; encoded by the exons atggcggatgaatgtctccactctttgcagctcgagctcgaggccgtggggaagcagattcgcgacctggaacagaagcaggcccagctgagagagcggagagccgcgctggaatcatcccgggctgacgctcacaagtccggggtaagtatacagcgtgctgttaacagtcccaccacgtctactccgtgtgtttctctgcgcaggcccggtgcacccaggacgcgatcttcccagatgtccttcactgcaacgccgggacaccacggaccctgggtgcatccacagcggaggacgcgagctgggtcccgggcgacgacttctccccctcctgccttcgagctctccatccagaaccgcttcgctcccctccgcgagacaggacgcgacgctgtgatcatcggagactccatcgtccgacacgtaagtgctacgttagccgaaggtaaagtgcacactcattgtttgcctggtgctcgtgttctcgatgtttctgcgcagatacccgcgatcctgaaggacagcgagagccccagagcggtcgtgcttcacgccggggttaacgacaccacgctgcggcagacggagacgctgaagagggacttcaggagcctgatcgagacggttcgcagcacgacgcccgcggcgacgatcgtcgtgtcaggaccactgcccacgtatcgacgaggacacgaaag actgtttcgcgctgatggattacaccccagcaaaattggagcggagcttctctctgacaacatctccaggacacttcgctccatgtga
- the LOC127979215 gene encoding uncharacterized protein LOC127979215 isoform X1, which translates to MADECLHSLQLELEAVGKQIRDLEQKQAQLRERRAALESSRADAHKSGVSIQRAVNSPTTSTPCVSLRRPGAPRTRSSQMSFTATPGHHGPWVHPQRRTRAGSRATTSPPPAFELSIQNRFAPLRETGRDAVIIGDSIVRHVSATLAEGKVHTHCLPGARVLDVSAQIPAILKDSESPRAVVLHAGVNDTTLRQTETLKRDFRSLIETVRSTTPAATIVVSGPLPTYRRGHERFSRLFALNEWLLSWCKEQKLLFVNNWNLFWERPRLFRADGLHPSKIGAELLSDNISRTLRSM; encoded by the coding sequence atggcggatgaatgtctccactctttgcagctcgagctcgaggccgtggggaagcagattcgcgacctggaacagaagcaggcccagctgagagagcggagagccgcgctggaatcatcccgggctgacgctcacaagtccggggtaagtatacagcgtgctgttaacagtcccaccacgtctactccgtgtgtttctctgcgcaggcccggtgcacccaggacgcgatcttcccagatgtccttcactgcaacgccgggacaccacggaccctgggtgcatccacagcggaggacgcgagctgggtcccgggcgacgacttctccccctcctgccttcgagctctccatccagaaccgcttcgctcccctccgcgagacaggacgcgacgctgtgatcatcggagactccatcgtccgacacgtaagtgctacgttagccgaaggtaaagtgcacactcattgtttgcctggtgctcgtgttctcgatgtttctgcgcagatacccgcgatcctgaaggacagcgagagccccagagcggtcgtgcttcacgccggggttaacgacaccacgctgcggcagacggagacgctgaagagggacttcaggagcctgatcgagacggttcgcagcacgacgcccgcggcgacgatcgtcgtgtcaggaccactgcccacgtatcgacgaggacacgaaaggttcagtagactttttgctttaaatgaatggttgttgtcatggtgtaaagaacagaaactgctatttgttaataactggaatcttttctgggagcgtcctagactgtttcgcgctgatggattacaccccagcaaaattggagcggagcttctctctgacaacatctccaggacacttcgctccatgtga